A region of the Apium graveolens cultivar Ventura chromosome 6, ASM990537v1, whole genome shotgun sequence genome:
GCCAACTCCCATCTTTTTTTGGAGTTAGTAAAGCCGGAACTGCACATGGACTCATACTAGGTCGTATTAGGCCCTTGGATAGCAAATCCTAACCTGATCTTGAAGAATTGCATGTTCTTTTGGACTCATTCTGTAGTGAGGCATGTTTGGCAAGCTAGCACCTGGTACTAAATCAATGCCATTCTGAATATTTCGCATAGGAGGAAGAATACTTGGCAACTCGTCCGGCACTAAATCTTTGAACTCGTTCAGTATAGGTTGCACCTGAGAAGGAACATCAATTGCAGGTTTGTTGTTTCCTTTGATGACAAGAGCATAAATTTCTCCCGTCTCCTTTGAGTCTTCAAGTATGTTGCTAGAGATAAAAAAATTCTGCCCATCTTTTGGAGGAAATATAGATTCTAATGACCTTCCTAATGGAGCCAATACTATGCGTACCCCATCTTTGTAGAAGCTGATAGTATTATCTCTTCCCATATGAACAGAATTAACATCATATTGCCATGGTCTTCCCAACAACATATGGCATGCATCCATGTCCACAACATCAAACCAAACTTCATCTTTATAACGATTACCAATACTGGAAGCAATATTACATCTACAAGTTACCCTTGTTTCTCCAACCTCTTTGATCCACCCGATTGAATATGGTGTAGGATGTCTCTCTACAGGCAATTGCAACTTATCAACCATCACTTTTGAAACAATATTCTCGCTGCTTCcgccatcaatgattaaatcacAAACTCTTTCATTAATCGTACACCTTGTCCGGAATATGTTGTTACGTTGAGTTTGTTGTTCATTATGTGGAGTGTAAAGTAACCTCTGAATGACAAAAGAAACTCCTTCATCAGGTTGAACTACCTCTTCTTGTTCTAATCCTACATCGGTCTCATATTCTTCTTCATGAGTAGTTAAGGTTACTTGGCTTCTTTGAGGGCAACGATTTGATTTATGTCCAGGCTGTCCGCACCTATAACATTTATCACTTGTAGATGGAGCATAAGGGTTGGCAGACGTGGTATTATATTTTGAACCAGTTGTGGTAATTGCAGATTTTGATTGTGAAATTCGGTTAGGATAATTAGATTGAGTGCTAATCGATTGTGCAGATGTTTTTCCAGATTTTTGTTGGTGAGTTGTACGGTAGTCAAATAGCAGGCTCAAGTGTAGGCTGAATTGAGGAATTCAAAATTTTTCCACCAAAATTGCGGTTTTGAGGCTTCTCAGTCATTGTTTCAGCCCTCAAGGCAAGGCGCACTGCATCTCCCAAGATATGGGCATTTTGTAAAGCAATTATGTCTTGAATGTTGTACTTCAACCCACTTATAAACCTTGCCGCTTGTTGCGAATCTGATTCAGCAAGGTCATTACGTGAAGCCATCCTGTAGAACTCTGTTGTGTAATCATCAACTGAATGGTATCCCTGTTTACAATTATGGTACTGAAATAGAACTTGATCATAGTCAAGAGGTAAATACCTGTTTTTCAACATCCGTTTCATCTTCATCCATATTCTGACGGGAGGCTTACCCAATCGAGTTCGAGAAAGTTGCATCTGATCCCACCATGTTGAAGCGCCGCCCTTCAACTTGTAGGCAACATACTTCACTTGTTTTTCTTCTGGAATTTCCATGAATTCAAAGAACTTTTCTACTTCAAGGAAATCTTCCATGTGAAGTTGACCATTGAAAGAAGGCAAGTCCATTTTAACCTTGAAATCATTCCCTTTTTCTCAGTTATAACCATCTCGTTGAAAATTGTTCCTCCATTGGTTATTTCTTAAATTTTCTGCCATGTTTTCCAGTTCTTCATCACTTGAATCTCCACTATGCATCACATTCTGCCTATTTCCCGTCCTAACAACTATTTCCCCATTGTTTCGCTGGTTTTGCGAACGATTTTCCCTACGAAAGCCATGAATTCCACCCTGAAACGCAGGTTGAGTGGTTGTCTTCGTAAGGTTGGTTAAACCCGCTACTAAGGTCTCAATTTGGCGCTGGGTTTGCGTTTGAGACTCTACGAGCCGCTCAACCATGTCGAGGGTTCTTCGAGCAACGTCAGAATCATCCCTCTCACCCCCATTACCACCATCGATAGCCATCAGACCAGGAGAAAACAAGGCTCCGATACCACTTGGCGTAGCAGAAGTGTTGAATTGTCGATCAACGTCGCACAATTCTAGTTCAGCAATATAAACAAGAACATTGACAAGATTTTGTATTTTTTCTTGATAGCAGTATGAATCAATCAGAAGTACAATAAGTGCTTACACGTATTTAAACAATCCTACAATAGTTAACTGTTTAAAGAAAACAGACATTAGGCAAACTCCTATAGGTTGATTTATTTCAAATAAGTAATAATAACTACTTATACTAACTGCTAGTAACCACCAGGGGTGATTTCTCACATGAATCAGTTTTTAATAACCACTCATAACTGACCAATAACTGAGTGAAAGTTATTATGAATTGATCTGCTGAGAAAGTTATGACTTCACTGAGTGTTGTACTACATCACTAGCTAAACTCATGGGACTCGACTACAAGATTTTTTACAAAAAGGGCGCTGATAATAAAGTAGCAGATGCACTATCTAGGCTTCCTGATGAAGCAAGTGAAGGAAAACTCACAACAATCACTACACTACAACCCAACTGGTTGAATGATCTTCTACAGAGCTATGAGAATGATGCTGAAGCCAGAACCATAATGGAGGGAGTGGTTGCTAACAAACCTGCTTATGCTCAATTCCAGTACTGCAAAGGATTTATCAAGGTGGGAGACAGAATTTATGTAGGTAATATTGGAGACACCAAACAACAAATCATTACAGAATTGCATGATAGTCCTACTGGGGGTCACTCAGGCCAGGAGGCTACTCTCAAAAAGATCAGTCAGTTCTTCTACCGGCCTGCAATGAAAAAAGAGGTGGTGCAGTATATACAAGCTTGTGATTTATGTCAGAGGGTCAAGACTGGGAACCAATACCCTGCTGGATTACTACAACCCCTTCCTATTCCTGACCAGATATGGAAAGACATCTCAATGGACTTCATAGAAGGACTTCCTCAATCTGGAACAAAGAATTGCATTATGGTCGTGGTCGATAGGCTTACTAAGGTTGGTCATTTCATAGCTCTATCACACCCGTTCACTGCAATTGTAGGGGCTCAGATTTTCTTAGATAATGTGTATAGACTACACGGAATGCCTTGCTCTATAGTGTCTGACAGGGACAAGCAATTCACAAGCCAATTCTGGAAGGAACTTTTTAAATCGGTGGGTACTAAACTCAATATGAGTACTTCATACCATCCCCAAAGTGATGGTCAAACAGAGAGGTTAAACAGATGTGTGGAACACTTTCTGAGATCTATGGCAAGTTAGAGACCTCACAAATGGGCCAATTGGTTGCCCTTGGCTGAATGGTGGTACAACAACACCTACAATAGCGCAATCAAAATGACACATTTTGAAGCTCTTTATGGAGTAAAACCAAGACATATGTGCTTAAATACAGCTAGCAGGTCATCAGTGGGCTCAGTGGAGGAGTTTCAAGTGCAAAGGGAGGCCATGAACCACCTATTGAAAGAATCCATACTATTGGCTCAAAACAAGTACAAGCAATATGCTGATACTAAACGAAGAGCGTCCACCTTAGCAATAGGAGATTGGGTATTCTTAAAACTGCAACCATATCGACAATTGTCTGTAGAAGTGAGAAAATATTTGAAGTCGTCTCACAAGTACTTTGGGCCATATCAAGTGTTGGAGAGAGTTAGTGTGGCCTACAAACTAGATCTTCGGGCTGGGAGCAAGATACACCCGGTTTTTCACATCAGCTTGCTCAAGAAACAGGTGGGATCTAAATATTCGGTGTCAACTGCATTACCAAGGTTGGGCAGTTTCTCGTCTACCCAGTGAAAGTGCTGCAAAGCCGGATTATTAAGAAGAAAAACACTGATGTTCCTCAATGGCTGATTCAGTGGTCTAACACTATTCTTGAAGATGCAAGTTGGGAAGACGCTACAGCTGTACAGGAACAATATCCAGGATACAATGTCataaatagaaaaataattatgTTATTTTAATACTATTCAGGATACAATGTCCTAATACAATTCTAAATAAAATTTGATTAAAATTTTAGgaaatcataaatataaaaaagtTATATTGTCCTACTACTATTCAAAAACTAAAATACGATATAATGATCTAACAGTAGATAAAATATAATTAGATATTGTACGCTATAATTCAATTTCTCGTTCGTATATTTCGTAATATttgcatatttgttataacaATATTACaacaaattataaaaataaaaaaaatattgcaATAATGTCAAAAGTAACAATATATATGCAcataaaaatatttacaaaataaatttaaagatttttttttaaaaaagtattGCAATAATGTCAAAAGTAACAAATTTTAAAAAACAGTGTATCGCACGGCCGTAAACTAGTTagtataaaataaaattgaatacaTTAAATTGAAATAACATAAGCTGGTGAAGGGGGTTTTGGGAGACGATATATAGCAAATACAGTACATGCCCCGTTTAAACCGGTGTTGATATCAACAATTCAGTCTGTTTATAAACTCCATAGAAAAATAGTTGAAAGAAAAACAGTAGTAGTATTTGTTAAAATTATATGTCCAACATTTAAACTGGGTATGACCCAGTTTTCATGGGGCCTTGCGTTATTTATTTGGGCTTGGCTCCAACACTTTATTCAATTTTTGAATCAATGGCAACAGCCCCCTTTATCCACATTCCGGGTCTATACAAAACCAATATTATGATTCCGGGTCAAAacaattgtaattaaattaattatccCATTTCGCTGAACTCTCCTGAATCAAAATGATGCTATAGCCTTTACATAATACCAGCAACATAAAGGTACTTCCCCTCTTTCTTCTTTACAGTTTTTGTGTATTGTATGTATAGTTTATTATTTGATTTCATAGCTATGTCTAAATATCTAGCTTGTATACAGATTGAAATAGCAAAAAAGAAAACTTTATATAGATTTTTGGTTATTATTTTTGTTTTTAGTTTCAAGAATAATATTGTATTTTTGATGTATAGTTAGTGTTGTGGTGTATTGATAACTGATAAATATTAACCAATCTTTAGTTTGCTGTAACCGTGAAcctatttttgtaataatttcAGATAAAGTAATGATAGAACGAATAACGAGAAATGACAGAATGAATAACACAATTGAAATTGGATTGATAAACCCTAAGGGTACTGTGAATACAGAAGAGTAAAACGACAAAACAGAGAAAGTAACATTTCTTCCCAGCTCCCTCTCACTCCCAAGACTTCTCCTTTTATCGTTCTTGCTTGGACACGTGTCGGCCTCCCACTGGTTGACTCAATAAACCGTTAGACACAGGATCCAATGATGATACTAACTTGCTAACTACGACATCGTTTTAAAATACAAATAAGAACAGATTAAACGATATCGTTTcttctatttaattattttactAAGCCTGGTTACAAATACCCTCCTCTTCAAAAATCCTTGTCCTCAAGGATTGAACCCTGGATATTGTTCCTGTATAGTTGTAGCGTCTTCCCAGCTTGCATCTTCAAGAATAATGTTAGACCACTGAATCAGCCATTGAGGAACATCAGTGTTTTTCTTCTTAATAATCCGGCTTTGCAGCACTTTCACTGGGTAGACGAGAAACTGCCCAACCTTGGTAATGCAGTTGACACCGAATATTTAGATCCCACCTGTTTCACTGGGTGTCAACTGCATTACCAAGGTTGGGCAGTTTCTCGTCTACCCAGTGAAAGTGCTGCAAAGCCGGATTATTAAGAAGAAAAACACTGATGTTCCTCAATGGTTGATTCAGTGGTCTAACACTATTCTTGAAGATGCAAGCTGGGAAGACGCTACAGCTATACGGGAACAATATCCAGGGTTCAATCCTTGAGGACAAGGATTTTTGAAGAGGAGGGTATTTGTAACCAGGCTTagtaaaataattaaatagaagAAACGATATCGTTTAATCTGTTCTTATTTGTATTTTAAAACGATGTCGTAGTTAGTAAGTTAGTATCATCATTGGATCCTGTGTCTAACGGTTTATTGAGTCAACCAGTGGGAGGCCGACACGTGTCCAAGCAAGAACGATAAAAGGAGAAGTCTTGGGAGTGAGAGGGAGCTGGGAAGAAATGTTACTTTCTCTGTTTTGTCGTTTTACTCTTCTGTATTCACAGTACCCTTAGGGTTTATCAATCCAATTTCAATTGTGTTATTCATTCTGTCATTTCTCGTTATTCGTTCTATCATTACTTTATCTgaaattattacaaaaataggTTCACGGTTACAGCAAACTAAAGATTGGTTAATATTTATCAGTTATCAATACACCACAACACTAACTATACATCAAAAATACAATATTATTCTTGAAACTAAAAACAAAAATAATAACCAAAAATCTATATAAAGTTTTCTTTTTTGCTATTTCAATCTGTATACAAGCTAGATATTTAGACATAGCTATGAAATCAAATAATAAACTATACATACA
Encoded here:
- the LOC141665000 gene encoding uncharacterized protein LOC141665000, which translates into the protein MTHFEALYGVKPRHMCLNTASRSSVGSVEEFQVQREAMNHLLKESILLAQNKYKQYADTKRRASTLAIGDWVFLKLQPYRQLSVEVRKYLKSSHKYFGPYQVLERVSVAYKLDLRAGSKIHPVFHISLLKKQVGSKYSVSTALPRLGSFSSTQ